One window of the Esox lucius isolate fEsoLuc1 chromosome 8, fEsoLuc1.pri, whole genome shotgun sequence genome contains the following:
- the LOC105011518 gene encoding MAU2 chromatid cohesion factor homolog isoform X4 — MASNVEAPESWYLALLGFAEHFRTSSPPKIRLCVHCLQAVFQFKPPQRVEARTHLQLGSVLYHHTKNSELARSHLEKAWFISQQIPQFEDVKFEAASLLSELYCQQNLVDSAKPLLRKAIQISQQTPYWHCRLLFQLAQLHTLEKDLVSACDLLGVGAEYARVVGSEYTRALFLLSKGMLLLMERKLGEVHPLLTLCGTIVENWQGNPIQKESLRVFFLVLQVTHYLDAGQVKSVKPCLKQLQQCIQTISTLHDDEILPSNPADLFHWLPKEHMCVLVYLVTVMHSMQAGYLEKAQKYTDKALMQLEKLKMLDSSPILSTFQVILLEHIIMCRLVTGHKATALQEISQVCQLCQQSPRLFTNHAAQLHTLLGLYCISVNCMDNAEAQFTAALRLTTHQELWAFIVTNLASVYIREGNRHQELYSLLERINPDHNFPVSSHCLRAAAFYIRGLLSFFQGRYNEAKRFLRETLKMSNAEDLNRLTACSLVLLGHIFYVLGNHRESNNMVVPAMQLASKIPDMSVQLWSSALLKDLNKALGNTIDAHEAAQMHQNFSQQLLQDHIAACSLPEHNLISWTDGPPPGQFQAQNGPTTSLASLL, encoded by the exons ATGGCGTCCAACGTAGAGGCCCCGGAGTCTTGGTACCTCGCCCTCCTCGGCTTTGCAGAGCATTTCCGTACCTCAAGTCCACCTAAAATACGTCTCTGTGTACATTGCCTTCAAGCTGTTTTCCAGTTCAAACCACCGCAAAGGGTGGAGGCAAGAACCCACCTTCAACTCGGCTCGGTCCTCTATCATCATACGAAGAACAGCGAGCTCGCGCGGAGCCACTTAGAGAAAGCG tGGTTCATATCACAACAA ATCCCTCAGTTTGAAGATGTTAAATTTGAGGCTGCAAGTCTTTTATCAGAACTTTACTGTCAGCAG aatCTGGTGGATTCCGCAAAGCCTTTACTCCGAAAGGCAATTCAGATCTCACAGCAAACACCCTACTGGCACTGTCGCCTGCTGTTTCAACTGGCG CAACTGCACACTTTAGAGAAGGACCTTGTGTCTGCATGTGACCTCCTGGGTGTTGGTGCCGAGTATGCCAGAGTGGTGGGCTCAGAATACACAAG GGCACTGTTTCTCCTGAGCAAAGGAATG CTTTTACTGATGGAGAGGAAGCTGGGCGAGGTGCATCCTCTGCTCACTCTGTGTGGGACCATTGTGGAGAACTGGCAGGGAAACCCCATTCAAAAGGAGTCTCTCAGAGTCTTCTTCTTGGTGCTGCAAGTCACACACTACCTGGATGCTGGACAG GTGAAGAGTGTGAAGCCCTGTCTGAAGCAGCTGCAGCAGTGCATCCAGACAATCTCCACACTCCACGACGACGAGATCCTGCCCAGTAACCCCGCTGACCTCTTCCACTGGCTGCCCAAGGAGCACATGTGTGTCCTCGTCTACCTG GTAACCGTCATGCACTCCATGCAAGCAGGATATTTGGAGAAggcacagaaatacacagacaaagcACTCATGCAACTGGAGAAGCTAAAAA TGCTGGACAGCAGTCCCATCCTCTCCACGTTCCAGGTGATTCTGCTGGAGCACATCATCATGTGTCGGCTAGTCACTGGTCACAAAGCCACCGCATTACAGGAG ATCTCCCAGGTCTGCCAGCTGTGCCAACAGTCCCCCAGGTTATTCACAAATCACGCCGCCCAACTCCACACTCTACTA GGTCTGTACTGTATCTCCGTCAACTGTATGGACAACGCAGAGGCACAGTTCACCGCCGCTTTGCGG TTAACCACACACCAGGAGCTGTGGGCGTTCATCGTGACAAACCTAGCCAGCGTCTACATCAGGGAAGGGAACAGACATCAGGAG ctCTACAGTCTCCTTGAGAGGATAAACCCTGATCATAACTTCCCTGTGAG TTCCCACTGTCTCCGTGCTGCAGCTTTCTACATCCGAGGGCTCCTGTCATTCTTTCAAGGTCGCTACAACGAGGCCAA ACGTTTCCTTCGAGAAACTCTGAAGATGTCCAACGCGGAAGACCTGAATAGACTGACGGCCTGCTCACTGGTTCTGCTAGGCCATATATTCTATGTGCTGGGAAACCACAGG GAAAGCAACAATATGGTGGTCCCAGCAATGCAGCTTGCGAGTAAAATCCCTGACATGTCTGTGCAGTTGTGGTCCTCTGCTCTTTTAAAAG ATCTGAACAAGGCCCTGGGGAACACCATAGATGCCCATGAAGCAGCTCAGATGCACCAGAACTTCTCCCAGCAACTTCTCCAGGACCACATCGCTGCCTGCAGCCTCCCCGAACACAACCTCATCAGT TGGACGGACGGCCCACCGCCGGGGCAATTTCAGGCACAGAATGGCCCGACGaccagcctggccagcctgctaTGA
- the LOC105011518 gene encoding MAU2 chromatid cohesion factor homolog isoform X2 has product MASNVEAPESWYLALLGFAEHFRTSSPPKIRLCVHCLQAVFQFKPPQRVEARTHLQLGSVLYHHTKNSELARSHLEKAWFISQQIPQFEDVKFEAASLLSELYCQQNLVDSAKPLLRKAIQISQQTPYWHCRLLFQLAQLHTLEKDLVSACDLLGVGAEYARVVGSEYTRALFLLSKGMLLLMERKLGEVHPLLTLCGTIVENWQGNPIQKESLRVFFLVLQVTHYLDAGQVKSVKPCLKQLQQCIQTISTLHDDEILPSNPADLFHWLPKEHMCVLVYLVTVMHSMQAGYLEKAQKYTDKALMQLEKLKMLDSSPILSTFQVILLEHIIMCRLVTGHKATALQEISQVCQLCQQSPRLFTNHAAQLHTLLGLYCISVNCMDNAEAQFTAALRVSDLTTHQELWAFIVTNLASVYIREGNRHQELYSLLERINPDHNFPVSSHCLRAAAFYIRGLLSFFQGRYNEAKRFLRETLKMSNAEDLNRLTACSLVLLGHIFYVLGNHRESNNMVVPAMQLASKIPDMSVQLWSSALLKDLNKALGNTIDAHEAAQMHQNFSQQLLQDHIAACSLPEHNLISWTDGPPPGQFQAQNGPTTSLASLL; this is encoded by the exons ATGGCGTCCAACGTAGAGGCCCCGGAGTCTTGGTACCTCGCCCTCCTCGGCTTTGCAGAGCATTTCCGTACCTCAAGTCCACCTAAAATACGTCTCTGTGTACATTGCCTTCAAGCTGTTTTCCAGTTCAAACCACCGCAAAGGGTGGAGGCAAGAACCCACCTTCAACTCGGCTCGGTCCTCTATCATCATACGAAGAACAGCGAGCTCGCGCGGAGCCACTTAGAGAAAGCG tGGTTCATATCACAACAA ATCCCTCAGTTTGAAGATGTTAAATTTGAGGCTGCAAGTCTTTTATCAGAACTTTACTGTCAGCAG aatCTGGTGGATTCCGCAAAGCCTTTACTCCGAAAGGCAATTCAGATCTCACAGCAAACACCCTACTGGCACTGTCGCCTGCTGTTTCAACTGGCG CAACTGCACACTTTAGAGAAGGACCTTGTGTCTGCATGTGACCTCCTGGGTGTTGGTGCCGAGTATGCCAGAGTGGTGGGCTCAGAATACACAAG GGCACTGTTTCTCCTGAGCAAAGGAATG CTTTTACTGATGGAGAGGAAGCTGGGCGAGGTGCATCCTCTGCTCACTCTGTGTGGGACCATTGTGGAGAACTGGCAGGGAAACCCCATTCAAAAGGAGTCTCTCAGAGTCTTCTTCTTGGTGCTGCAAGTCACACACTACCTGGATGCTGGACAG GTGAAGAGTGTGAAGCCCTGTCTGAAGCAGCTGCAGCAGTGCATCCAGACAATCTCCACACTCCACGACGACGAGATCCTGCCCAGTAACCCCGCTGACCTCTTCCACTGGCTGCCCAAGGAGCACATGTGTGTCCTCGTCTACCTG GTAACCGTCATGCACTCCATGCAAGCAGGATATTTGGAGAAggcacagaaatacacagacaaagcACTCATGCAACTGGAGAAGCTAAAAA TGCTGGACAGCAGTCCCATCCTCTCCACGTTCCAGGTGATTCTGCTGGAGCACATCATCATGTGTCGGCTAGTCACTGGTCACAAAGCCACCGCATTACAGGAG ATCTCCCAGGTCTGCCAGCTGTGCCAACAGTCCCCCAGGTTATTCACAAATCACGCCGCCCAACTCCACACTCTACTA GGTCTGTACTGTATCTCCGTCAACTGTATGGACAACGCAGAGGCACAGTTCACCGCCGCTTTGCGGGTAAGTGAC TTAACCACACACCAGGAGCTGTGGGCGTTCATCGTGACAAACCTAGCCAGCGTCTACATCAGGGAAGGGAACAGACATCAGGAG ctCTACAGTCTCCTTGAGAGGATAAACCCTGATCATAACTTCCCTGTGAG TTCCCACTGTCTCCGTGCTGCAGCTTTCTACATCCGAGGGCTCCTGTCATTCTTTCAAGGTCGCTACAACGAGGCCAA ACGTTTCCTTCGAGAAACTCTGAAGATGTCCAACGCGGAAGACCTGAATAGACTGACGGCCTGCTCACTGGTTCTGCTAGGCCATATATTCTATGTGCTGGGAAACCACAGG GAAAGCAACAATATGGTGGTCCCAGCAATGCAGCTTGCGAGTAAAATCCCTGACATGTCTGTGCAGTTGTGGTCCTCTGCTCTTTTAAAAG ATCTGAACAAGGCCCTGGGGAACACCATAGATGCCCATGAAGCAGCTCAGATGCACCAGAACTTCTCCCAGCAACTTCTCCAGGACCACATCGCTGCCTGCAGCCTCCCCGAACACAACCTCATCAGT TGGACGGACGGCCCACCGCCGGGGCAATTTCAGGCACAGAATGGCCCGACGaccagcctggccagcctgctaTGA
- the LOC105011518 gene encoding MAU2 chromatid cohesion factor homolog isoform X3, with translation MASNVEAPESWYLALLGFAEHFRTSSPPKIRLCVHCLQAVFQFKPPQRVEARTHLQLGSVLYHHTKNSELARSHLEKAWFISQQIPQFEDVKFEAASLLSELYCQQVPNLVDSAKPLLRKAIQISQQTPYWHCRLLFQLAQLHTLEKDLVSACDLLGVGAEYARVVGSEYTRALFLLSKGMLLLMERKLGEVHPLLTLCGTIVENWQGNPIQKESLRVFFLVLQVTHYLDAGQVKSVKPCLKQLQQCIQTISTLHDDEILPSNPADLFHWLPKEHMCVLVYLVTVMHSMQAGYLEKAQKYTDKALMQLEKLKMLDSSPILSTFQVILLEHIIMCRLVTGHKATALQEISQVCQLCQQSPRLFTNHAAQLHTLLGLYCISVNCMDNAEAQFTAALRLTTHQELWAFIVTNLASVYIREGNRHQELYSLLERINPDHNFPVSSHCLRAAAFYIRGLLSFFQGRYNEAKRFLRETLKMSNAEDLNRLTACSLVLLGHIFYVLGNHRESNNMVVPAMQLASKIPDMSVQLWSSALLKDLNKALGNTIDAHEAAQMHQNFSQQLLQDHIAACSLPEHNLISWTDGPPPGQFQAQNGPTTSLASLL, from the exons ATGGCGTCCAACGTAGAGGCCCCGGAGTCTTGGTACCTCGCCCTCCTCGGCTTTGCAGAGCATTTCCGTACCTCAAGTCCACCTAAAATACGTCTCTGTGTACATTGCCTTCAAGCTGTTTTCCAGTTCAAACCACCGCAAAGGGTGGAGGCAAGAACCCACCTTCAACTCGGCTCGGTCCTCTATCATCATACGAAGAACAGCGAGCTCGCGCGGAGCCACTTAGAGAAAGCG tGGTTCATATCACAACAA ATCCCTCAGTTTGAAGATGTTAAATTTGAGGCTGCAAGTCTTTTATCAGAACTTTACTGTCAGCAGGTACCG aatCTGGTGGATTCCGCAAAGCCTTTACTCCGAAAGGCAATTCAGATCTCACAGCAAACACCCTACTGGCACTGTCGCCTGCTGTTTCAACTGGCG CAACTGCACACTTTAGAGAAGGACCTTGTGTCTGCATGTGACCTCCTGGGTGTTGGTGCCGAGTATGCCAGAGTGGTGGGCTCAGAATACACAAG GGCACTGTTTCTCCTGAGCAAAGGAATG CTTTTACTGATGGAGAGGAAGCTGGGCGAGGTGCATCCTCTGCTCACTCTGTGTGGGACCATTGTGGAGAACTGGCAGGGAAACCCCATTCAAAAGGAGTCTCTCAGAGTCTTCTTCTTGGTGCTGCAAGTCACACACTACCTGGATGCTGGACAG GTGAAGAGTGTGAAGCCCTGTCTGAAGCAGCTGCAGCAGTGCATCCAGACAATCTCCACACTCCACGACGACGAGATCCTGCCCAGTAACCCCGCTGACCTCTTCCACTGGCTGCCCAAGGAGCACATGTGTGTCCTCGTCTACCTG GTAACCGTCATGCACTCCATGCAAGCAGGATATTTGGAGAAggcacagaaatacacagacaaagcACTCATGCAACTGGAGAAGCTAAAAA TGCTGGACAGCAGTCCCATCCTCTCCACGTTCCAGGTGATTCTGCTGGAGCACATCATCATGTGTCGGCTAGTCACTGGTCACAAAGCCACCGCATTACAGGAG ATCTCCCAGGTCTGCCAGCTGTGCCAACAGTCCCCCAGGTTATTCACAAATCACGCCGCCCAACTCCACACTCTACTA GGTCTGTACTGTATCTCCGTCAACTGTATGGACAACGCAGAGGCACAGTTCACCGCCGCTTTGCGG TTAACCACACACCAGGAGCTGTGGGCGTTCATCGTGACAAACCTAGCCAGCGTCTACATCAGGGAAGGGAACAGACATCAGGAG ctCTACAGTCTCCTTGAGAGGATAAACCCTGATCATAACTTCCCTGTGAG TTCCCACTGTCTCCGTGCTGCAGCTTTCTACATCCGAGGGCTCCTGTCATTCTTTCAAGGTCGCTACAACGAGGCCAA ACGTTTCCTTCGAGAAACTCTGAAGATGTCCAACGCGGAAGACCTGAATAGACTGACGGCCTGCTCACTGGTTCTGCTAGGCCATATATTCTATGTGCTGGGAAACCACAGG GAAAGCAACAATATGGTGGTCCCAGCAATGCAGCTTGCGAGTAAAATCCCTGACATGTCTGTGCAGTTGTGGTCCTCTGCTCTTTTAAAAG ATCTGAACAAGGCCCTGGGGAACACCATAGATGCCCATGAAGCAGCTCAGATGCACCAGAACTTCTCCCAGCAACTTCTCCAGGACCACATCGCTGCCTGCAGCCTCCCCGAACACAACCTCATCAGT TGGACGGACGGCCCACCGCCGGGGCAATTTCAGGCACAGAATGGCCCGACGaccagcctggccagcctgctaTGA
- the LOC105011518 gene encoding MAU2 chromatid cohesion factor homolog isoform X1 produces the protein MASNVEAPESWYLALLGFAEHFRTSSPPKIRLCVHCLQAVFQFKPPQRVEARTHLQLGSVLYHHTKNSELARSHLEKAWFISQQIPQFEDVKFEAASLLSELYCQQVPNLVDSAKPLLRKAIQISQQTPYWHCRLLFQLAQLHTLEKDLVSACDLLGVGAEYARVVGSEYTRALFLLSKGMLLLMERKLGEVHPLLTLCGTIVENWQGNPIQKESLRVFFLVLQVTHYLDAGQVKSVKPCLKQLQQCIQTISTLHDDEILPSNPADLFHWLPKEHMCVLVYLVTVMHSMQAGYLEKAQKYTDKALMQLEKLKMLDSSPILSTFQVILLEHIIMCRLVTGHKATALQEISQVCQLCQQSPRLFTNHAAQLHTLLGLYCISVNCMDNAEAQFTAALRVSDLTTHQELWAFIVTNLASVYIREGNRHQELYSLLERINPDHNFPVSSHCLRAAAFYIRGLLSFFQGRYNEAKRFLRETLKMSNAEDLNRLTACSLVLLGHIFYVLGNHRESNNMVVPAMQLASKIPDMSVQLWSSALLKDLNKALGNTIDAHEAAQMHQNFSQQLLQDHIAACSLPEHNLISWTDGPPPGQFQAQNGPTTSLASLL, from the exons ATGGCGTCCAACGTAGAGGCCCCGGAGTCTTGGTACCTCGCCCTCCTCGGCTTTGCAGAGCATTTCCGTACCTCAAGTCCACCTAAAATACGTCTCTGTGTACATTGCCTTCAAGCTGTTTTCCAGTTCAAACCACCGCAAAGGGTGGAGGCAAGAACCCACCTTCAACTCGGCTCGGTCCTCTATCATCATACGAAGAACAGCGAGCTCGCGCGGAGCCACTTAGAGAAAGCG tGGTTCATATCACAACAA ATCCCTCAGTTTGAAGATGTTAAATTTGAGGCTGCAAGTCTTTTATCAGAACTTTACTGTCAGCAGGTACCG aatCTGGTGGATTCCGCAAAGCCTTTACTCCGAAAGGCAATTCAGATCTCACAGCAAACACCCTACTGGCACTGTCGCCTGCTGTTTCAACTGGCG CAACTGCACACTTTAGAGAAGGACCTTGTGTCTGCATGTGACCTCCTGGGTGTTGGTGCCGAGTATGCCAGAGTGGTGGGCTCAGAATACACAAG GGCACTGTTTCTCCTGAGCAAAGGAATG CTTTTACTGATGGAGAGGAAGCTGGGCGAGGTGCATCCTCTGCTCACTCTGTGTGGGACCATTGTGGAGAACTGGCAGGGAAACCCCATTCAAAAGGAGTCTCTCAGAGTCTTCTTCTTGGTGCTGCAAGTCACACACTACCTGGATGCTGGACAG GTGAAGAGTGTGAAGCCCTGTCTGAAGCAGCTGCAGCAGTGCATCCAGACAATCTCCACACTCCACGACGACGAGATCCTGCCCAGTAACCCCGCTGACCTCTTCCACTGGCTGCCCAAGGAGCACATGTGTGTCCTCGTCTACCTG GTAACCGTCATGCACTCCATGCAAGCAGGATATTTGGAGAAggcacagaaatacacagacaaagcACTCATGCAACTGGAGAAGCTAAAAA TGCTGGACAGCAGTCCCATCCTCTCCACGTTCCAGGTGATTCTGCTGGAGCACATCATCATGTGTCGGCTAGTCACTGGTCACAAAGCCACCGCATTACAGGAG ATCTCCCAGGTCTGCCAGCTGTGCCAACAGTCCCCCAGGTTATTCACAAATCACGCCGCCCAACTCCACACTCTACTA GGTCTGTACTGTATCTCCGTCAACTGTATGGACAACGCAGAGGCACAGTTCACCGCCGCTTTGCGGGTAAGTGAC TTAACCACACACCAGGAGCTGTGGGCGTTCATCGTGACAAACCTAGCCAGCGTCTACATCAGGGAAGGGAACAGACATCAGGAG ctCTACAGTCTCCTTGAGAGGATAAACCCTGATCATAACTTCCCTGTGAG TTCCCACTGTCTCCGTGCTGCAGCTTTCTACATCCGAGGGCTCCTGTCATTCTTTCAAGGTCGCTACAACGAGGCCAA ACGTTTCCTTCGAGAAACTCTGAAGATGTCCAACGCGGAAGACCTGAATAGACTGACGGCCTGCTCACTGGTTCTGCTAGGCCATATATTCTATGTGCTGGGAAACCACAGG GAAAGCAACAATATGGTGGTCCCAGCAATGCAGCTTGCGAGTAAAATCCCTGACATGTCTGTGCAGTTGTGGTCCTCTGCTCTTTTAAAAG ATCTGAACAAGGCCCTGGGGAACACCATAGATGCCCATGAAGCAGCTCAGATGCACCAGAACTTCTCCCAGCAACTTCTCCAGGACCACATCGCTGCCTGCAGCCTCCCCGAACACAACCTCATCAGT TGGACGGACGGCCCACCGCCGGGGCAATTTCAGGCACAGAATGGCCCGACGaccagcctggccagcctgctaTGA